A single window of Lytechinus variegatus isolate NC3 chromosome 8, Lvar_3.0, whole genome shotgun sequence DNA harbors:
- the LOC121420516 gene encoding protein SMG9-like, which yields MDSPGAGGRGGANAGVPGSGRRRRKKPPRERGNSEGGGGGRKPPPMILSKVAGLDNKDIDKASGSERSSRPSRAASPGPQIKIKVRDREDTPTHSQPLPSTGSPSHTPVTPKPVPVAKVKQGSEVDSRGRSSTPTGRLYSPSQRVTGGQMPGISIEVPIHKRLASPTMMSQPIKLIDNAFQWVDVGSEYLLEQTDFLVIGVLGVQGCGKSTLMSLLAGNKHTDPHSSFIFKPQTSSNGEQALHQTTGMEMYITEERIILLDTQPILSSSILDRLLGPDKQTIPPEYSSAENYAEMQSLYIAAFLLTVCHVVMVVEDWFSDINIIEFIKRAEMLKPATPPPPSNQSESSNLDDPEDFVPNIVFVQNKASRECFQPISVNAMQQAIHSLMMTSKLKYTGCSSLARSSVMPCLSSKTLPLDLNLFLLPRLDSNRNRDEKESKTSVVDFVADSGYVGHPKPERLVRAFRNQMYAASRPLLTHSSLNEKNWYQYASRTWENIKKSSLMSEYHRLLT from the exons ATGGATTCCCCAGGAGCAGGAGGACGTGGAGGGGCCAATGCTGGAGTGCCAGGCAGTGGGCGAAGACGCAGAAAGAAACCACCTCGTGAGAGAGGAAACAGTGAAGGGGGTGGTGGTGGTCGTAAACCTCCACCAATGATCTTATCAAAGGTAGCAGGACTTGACAATAAG GACATTGACAAAGCTAGTGGTTCTGAACGCTCTAGTCGACCTTCTCGAGCTGCCTCCCCAGGACCTCAGATTAAAATCAAAGTAAGGGATAGAGAGGACACGCCCACCCATAGCCAGCCCCTTCCATCCACCGGTTCACCATCTCATACCCCTGTTACACCAAAGCCTGTACCGGTAGCTAAGGTGAAGCAGGGGAGTGAGGTGGATTCAAGGGGGCGGAGTAGCACCCCTACTGGGAGACTTTATTCACCAAGCCAGAGAGTGACAGGAGGTCAGATGCCTGGTATTTCTATAGAGG TTCCGATTCATAAGAGGTTAGCATCACCCACTATGATGTCACAGCCCATCAAGCTGATTGATAATGCATTCCAATGGGTTGATGTGGGATCTGAG TACCTTCTTGAGCAGACTGATTTCCTAGTGATTGGTGTCCTAGGTGTTCAAGGTTGTGGCAAATCAACTCTAATGTCTCTTCTAGCTGGTAATAAACATACAGATCCTCACAG cTCCTTCATCTTCAAGCCCCAGACCTCATCCAATGGAGAGCAAGCATTACATCAGACTACCGGTATGGAGATGTACATCACTGAAGAACGTATCATTCTCTTAGACACTCAACCAATCCTTAGCTCTTCAATCCTTGATCGTCTTCTTGGACCTGATAAACAAACCATCCCTCCTGAATATTCATCAGCTGAAAATTATGCAGAGATGCAG TCCCTGTATATTGCAGCATTTCTTCTGACTGTATGCCATGTTGTGATGGTGGTGGAAGATTGGTTTAGTGATATTAACATCATAGAATTTATCAAACGAGCTGAGATGCTCAAACCAGCAACCCCGCCCCCACCAAGCAACCAATCAGAGAGCAGTAATCTGGATGACCCAGAGGACTTCGTCCCAAATATAG TATTTGTGCAGAATAAAGCGAGTCGTGAGTGTTTTCAACCCATTTCTGTCAATGCTATGCAACAGGCTATTCACTCTCTCATGATGACATCTAAACTCAAATATACAG GTTGTTCATCCCTTGCGAGGAGTTCAGTCATGCCTTGCCTTAGCTCCAAGACTCTCCCTTTAGATCTCAATCTATTCTTGCTTCCAAGATTGGACTCGAATAGAAACAGAGATGAAAAGG aATCCAAGACCTCTGTTGTGGACTTTGTGGCTGATTCTGGCTACGTAGGTCACCCAAAACCTGAGAGGTTAGTAAGAGCTTTCAGGAATCAGATGTATGCTGCTAGCAGACCTCTACTAACGCATTCATCACTCAATGAAAAGAACTG gtaCCAATATGCAAGCAGAACATGGGAGAATATCAAGAAATCCAGTCTGATGTCAGAATACCATCGACTTCTTACCTGA